In Felis catus isolate Fca126 chromosome A3, F.catus_Fca126_mat1.0, whole genome shotgun sequence, a single genomic region encodes these proteins:
- the LOC102899311 gene encoding uncharacterized protein LOC102899311 isoform X1 encodes MPVWTLGTHRSRGNGTYLWGRHSASRSMVKTSSPFLDSTTVHQPASRPLRCLTPPGLTGEREDEKVGRQVQISLTRLQSLARVVLNPTTGVLIRGRRGEDANYREGHGHVKTEIKEATSQGMSKAIRSWKGSEPTPIRSDTTFKILKFLHLHNWDKIGMFLRMTAALDMTPTRIPSVTRAWDTMLWYDLCEMATESEGFSLA; translated from the exons ATGCCAGTTTGGACTCTGGGAACTCACCGCTCTCGGGGTAACGGAACCTACCTCTGGGGGCGCCACAGTGCTTCTCGGAGTATGGTAAaaacctcttctcccttcctagACTCAACAACTGTGCACCAGCCAGCTTCCCGTCCTCTGAGATGTCTGACTCCTCCTGGTCTTACAG gagagagggaagatgagaAGGTTGGGAGACAGGTACAAATCTCCTTAACAAGACTTCAGAGTTTGGCAAGAGTG GTCCTAAATCCAACAaccggtgtccttataagaggcagaagaggagaagaCGCAAACTATAGAGAAGGCCATGGCCATGtgaaaacagagataaaagaagccacaagccaaggaatgtctaAAGCCATCAGAAGCTGGAAGGG GTCAGAGCCCACTCCCATAAGATCTGACACAACCTTCAAAATCTTGAAGTTCCTACACCTGCATAACTGGGACAAGATTGGGATGTTCTTGAGGATGACAGCAG CCCTAGATATGACCCCAACCAGGATTCCCAGTGTAACCAGAGCATGGGACACCATGTTGTGGTATGACCTCTGTGAGAtggccacagaatctgaaggttTTTCACTTGCATAA
- the LOC102899311 gene encoding uncharacterized protein LOC102899311 isoform X4, giving the protein MPVWTLGTHRSRGNGTYLWGRHSASRSMVKTSSPFLDSTTVHQPASRPLRCLTPPGLTGEREDEKVGRQVQISLTRLQSLARVVLNPTTGVLIRGRRGEDANYREGHGHVKTEIKEATSQGMSKAIRSWKGPRYDPNQDSQCNQSMGHHVVV; this is encoded by the exons ATGCCAGTTTGGACTCTGGGAACTCACCGCTCTCGGGGTAACGGAACCTACCTCTGGGGGCGCCACAGTGCTTCTCGGAGTATGGTAAaaacctcttctcccttcctagACTCAACAACTGTGCACCAGCCAGCTTCCCGTCCTCTGAGATGTCTGACTCCTCCTGGTCTTACAG gagagagggaagatgagaAGGTTGGGAGACAGGTACAAATCTCCTTAACAAGACTTCAGAGTTTGGCAAGAGTG GTCCTAAATCCAACAaccggtgtccttataagaggcagaagaggagaagaCGCAAACTATAGAGAAGGCCATGGCCATGtgaaaacagagataaaagaagccacaagccaaggaatgtctaAAGCCATCAGAAGCTGGAAGGG CCCTAGATATGACCCCAACCAGGATTCCCAGTGTAACCAGAGCATGGGACACCATGTTGTGGTATGA
- the LOC102899311 gene encoding uncharacterized protein LOC102899311 isoform X3, producing MPVWTLGTHRSRGNGTYLWGRHSASRSMVKTSSPFLDSTTVHQPASRPLRCLTPPGLTGEREDEKVGRQVQISLTRLQSLARVVLNPTTGVLIRGRRGEDANYREGHGHVKTEIKEATSQGMSKAIRSWKGQFCRRMLVTVIQGTPSSCVSCWLL from the exons ATGCCAGTTTGGACTCTGGGAACTCACCGCTCTCGGGGTAACGGAACCTACCTCTGGGGGCGCCACAGTGCTTCTCGGAGTATGGTAAaaacctcttctcccttcctagACTCAACAACTGTGCACCAGCCAGCTTCCCGTCCTCTGAGATGTCTGACTCCTCCTGGTCTTACAG gagagagggaagatgagaAGGTTGGGAGACAGGTACAAATCTCCTTAACAAGACTTCAGAGTTTGGCAAGAGTG GTCCTAAATCCAACAaccggtgtccttataagaggcagaagaggagaagaCGCAAACTATAGAGAAGGCCATGGCCATGtgaaaacagagataaaagaagccacaagccaaggaatgtctaAAGCCATCAGAAGCTGGAAGGG GCAATTCTGCAGGAGAATGCTGGTCACCGTGATTCAGGGAACCCCCTCCAGCTGTGTCTCCTGTTGGCTACTCTGA
- the LOC102899311 gene encoding uncharacterized protein LOC102899311 isoform X2, whose product MPVWTLGTHRSRGNGTYLWGRHSASRSMVKTSSPFLDSTTVHQPASRPLRCLTPPGLTGEREDEKVGRQVQISLTRLQSLARVFCFVRLTYLVIRSGIRRRPPATRRLVNKPDSTHRANWAHCFLADPGVCDLSLSAKSRLWEFFTSCKDDTQGEHQVRHPKISQRKSLNLRKEHPC is encoded by the exons ATGCCAGTTTGGACTCTGGGAACTCACCGCTCTCGGGGTAACGGAACCTACCTCTGGGGGCGCCACAGTGCTTCTCGGAGTATGGTAAaaacctcttctcccttcctagACTCAACAACTGTGCACCAGCCAGCTTCCCGTCCTCTGAGATGTCTGACTCCTCCTGGTCTTACAG gagagagggaagatgagaAGGTTGGGAGACAGGTACAAATCTCCTTAACAAGACTTCAGAGTTTGGCAAGAGTG ttttgttttgtaaggTTAACTTACTTGGTGATCAGAAGTGGGATCCGAAGAAGACCCCCAGCAACTCGGAGGCTGGTGAACAAACCCGACAGCACCCACAGAGCCAATTGGGCTCACTGCTTTCTCGCTGACCCTGGAGTTTGCG atttgaGTCTTTCAGCAAAAAGTCGCCTTTGGGAATTCTTCACATCttgcaaggatgacacgcaagGAGAACATCAAGTTCGCCACCCTAAAATTTCACAAAGGAAATCTCTAAACTTACGTAAAGAACATCCATGCTGA
- the SPR gene encoding sepiapterin reductase, with protein sequence MEGVGSKEGGLGRAVCVVTGASRGFGRALAPLLARLLSPGSLMVLSARNDEALRQLEAELAAERPGLRVVRVSADLGVKDSLQQLLGAVRELPRPEGLQRVLLINNAATLGDVSKGLVDLADPAEVNNYWALNLTSMLCLTSSILKAFPDSPGLIRTVVNISSVCALQPFKGWGLYCAGKAARDMMFRVLATEEPSVRVLSYAPGPLDTDMQQSARETSMDPDLRKRLQELKTKGELVDCTVSAQKLLSLLQKDTFKSGAHVDFYDK encoded by the exons ATGGAGGGTGTCGGAAGCAAGGAGGGCGGCCTGGGACGCGCCGTGTGCGTGGTGACCGGGGCCTCCCGTGGCTTCGGCCGCGCCTTGGCCCCGCTCCTGGCCCGGCTGTTGTCTCCCGGCTCTCTGATGGTCCTGAGCGCCCGCAACGACGAGGCCCTGCGGCAGCTGGAGGCCGAGCTGGCTGCCGAGCGGCCGGGCCTGCGCGTGGTGCGGGTGTCCGCCGACCTGGGCGTCAAAGACAGTTTGCAGCAGCTGCTAGGCGCCGTGCGCGAGCTTCCCAGGCCCGAGGGGTTGCAACGGGTGCTGCTCATCAACAATGCGG CCACTCTCGGGGACGTATCCAAAGGCCTTGTGGACCTGGCTGACCCAGCTGAAGTGAACAACTACTGGGCTCTGAACTTGACCTCCATGCTCTGCCTGACTTCCAGCATCTTGAAGGCCTTTCCAGACAGTCCTGGCCTCATCAGGACTGTGGTTAACATCTCGTCCGTCTGTGCTCTGCAGCCCTTCAAGGGCTGGGGACTATACTGTGCCGGGAAGGCAGCCCGAGACATGATGTTCCGGGTCCTAGCCACAGAGGAGCCTAGTGTGAGGGTGCTGAGCTATGCCCCAG GTCCGCTGGACACAGACATGCAGCAGTCGGCCCGGGAGACCTCTATGGACCCAGACTTGCGAAAAAGGCTGCAGGAGCTGAAGACAAAAGGGGAGCTTGTGGATTGTACGGTGTCAGCCCAGAAACTGCTAAGCTTGCTGCAAAAGGACACATTCAAGTCTGGAGCCCACGTTGACTTCTACGATAAATAA